In Candidatus Nitrosarchaeum limnium SFB1, the following proteins share a genomic window:
- a CDS encoding metallophosphoesterase, translating to MLIVQISDLHVGSQFLQDKFDQLVDEVNQLNPNVIVVTGDLTNEGLMHEYERCRELLTKFKSKKIITISGNHDYRNTGYLLFKKFFPFEAINELSDDVVLVTLGTARPDRNEGEVGYRQNLWLERTMKKYKDKVKILAMHHHLIAIPDTGSDQLTVVDAGDVLRTILDTGVDLVLCGHKHRPWEWNFGKLMVVNAGTATSERVRGLFENTYNIITISNKSINVDLKIVGGKRIQLNDIVTNYHQFGDE from the coding sequence ATGTTAATTGTTCAGATATCTGATCTTCATGTAGGATCTCAATTTCTTCAAGATAAATTTGATCAACTAGTAGATGAAGTAAATCAACTTAATCCTAATGTTATAGTTGTTACTGGTGATTTGACTAATGAAGGTCTAATGCATGAATATGAAAGATGTCGAGAATTATTAACAAAATTCAAATCAAAAAAAATTATTACAATTAGCGGAAATCATGATTATAGAAATACTGGTTATCTGTTATTCAAAAAATTTTTTCCATTTGAGGCAATAAATGAATTAAGTGACGATGTAGTCTTAGTTACACTAGGAACTGCACGTCCTGATAGAAATGAAGGTGAAGTTGGATACCGTCAAAATCTATGGTTAGAGCGAACCATGAAAAAATATAAAGACAAAGTAAAGATTCTGGCAATGCATCATCATCTCATTGCAATTCCGGATACTGGTTCTGATCAGCTCACTGTAGTTGACGCAGGAGATGTATTGCGAACTATCTTGGACACTGGGGTTGATCTTGTATTGTGTGGACATAAACATAGGCCATGGGAATGGAATTTTGGCAAACTCATGGTTGTAAATGCTGGAACTGCAACATCTGAAAGGGTTAGAGGATTATTTGAAAACACATACAATATCATCACCATTTCAAATAAATCAATTAACGTGGATCTAAAAATAGTGGGAGGAAAAAGAATCCAACTCAATGATATTGTGACTAATTATCACCAATTTGGTGACGAATGA
- a CDS encoding hypothetical protein (hypothetical protein Nmar_1203): MPSVKEQGAVYGNLLAYKQYTRPSAQRVFGQYSFRNKKGPKHHENVQRLLEILAINGKLTTWGMAKTHLSDTSNIRSQEKDYRRLLIGRMARGKHTMGLLDIGLVVKDGKNIQKAPADLYRLSLHGILYCLDVINLSEKDLEKMAEKYADVLPQIFGRWKYLKSMIGSDTDRLKTLASGMFMDNIQISNITALPIYELMTYLNVKYQNNFEQINEEDLADQISYWFYTNLLIPSKRSNTNESKQWKKLLDNDLALKKWYYKFVDEAISFYTNRFKQIKNLKS, translated from the coding sequence ATGCCTTCAGTAAAAGAGCAAGGAGCAGTTTATGGGAATCTTTTAGCTTATAAGCAATATACAAGACCTTCGGCTCAACGTGTTTTTGGACAATATTCCTTTAGAAATAAAAAAGGACCAAAACATCATGAAAATGTACAAAGATTACTTGAGATTTTAGCAATTAATGGCAAACTAACTACATGGGGAATGGCAAAAACCCATCTTTCTGACACATCCAACATAAGATCTCAAGAGAAAGACTACAGACGATTGTTAATTGGAAGAATGGCTAGAGGAAAACACACCATGGGGTTACTTGATATTGGACTAGTGGTAAAGGATGGAAAAAATATCCAAAAAGCCCCTGCAGATCTTTACAGACTATCTTTACATGGAATACTATATTGTCTTGATGTAATCAATCTGTCAGAAAAAGATCTTGAAAAAATGGCTGAAAAATATGCAGATGTTTTACCGCAGATTTTTGGTAGATGGAAATATCTAAAATCCATGATTGGAAGCGATACTGACAGACTGAAAACTTTGGCTTCTGGAATGTTTATGGATAATATCCAAATCTCAAATATCACTGCTTTACCAATTTATGAATTAATGACATATCTTAACGTCAAGTATCAAAATAATTTTGAGCAGATAAATGAAGAAGATCTTGCAGATCAGATATCTTATTGGTTTTACACTAATCTTTTGATCCCTTCTAAAAGATCAAATACCAACGAATCAAAACAGTGGAAAAAATTGCTTGACAATGATCTTGCTCTAAAAAAATGGTATTACAAGTTCGTTGATGAGGCTATCTCATTTTATACAAATAGGTTCAAGCAGATAAAGAATCTCAAATCCTAA
- a CDS encoding DNA repair and recombination protein RadA has translation MVQKPKTEGGLDGGVLYIDTENTFRPERIVSIAQAHEMDPEKVLDRIIVARAYNSAHQTLILEEAGPVIEENNIKLIVVDSAVGLFRAEYLGRGTLSNRQQKLNHFVHMLSRIAETYNCAAIATNQVMASPDVFFGDPTRPIGGNVVAHTSTYRIYFKKSGKKRIARMVDSPHHPEEEVLFALGEAGVMDLEDAEKKTTKKTSKKTTKKEKESEPEIAVESSELELETKKTTKKEKESEPEIAVESSNLELVQTTEDADSDDFELLEE, from the coding sequence ATGGTTCAAAAACCAAAAACAGAAGGTGGATTAGATGGTGGTGTTTTGTACATTGATACTGAAAATACTTTTAGACCTGAAAGAATTGTATCTATTGCACAAGCACACGAAATGGATCCTGAAAAAGTTCTAGATAGAATAATTGTTGCACGTGCATACAACAGTGCACATCAAACATTAATTCTTGAAGAAGCTGGACCTGTAATTGAAGAAAACAACATCAAACTAATTGTTGTAGATTCTGCAGTTGGGTTATTCCGTGCTGAATACTTGGGTAGAGGTACACTGTCAAATAGACAACAAAAACTAAATCATTTTGTACATATGTTATCCAGAATTGCTGAGACTTACAATTGTGCTGCAATTGCAACAAATCAAGTCATGGCATCTCCTGATGTTTTCTTTGGAGACCCAACTCGTCCAATAGGTGGAAACGTAGTTGCACACACAAGTACATACAGAATTTACTTTAAAAAATCAGGAAAGAAAAGAATTGCAAGAATGGTTGATAGTCCACATCATCCTGAAGAAGAAGTACTCTTTGCTTTAGGTGAAGCAGGCGTGATGGATCTAGAGGATGCAGAAAAAAAGACTACCAAAAAGACATCTAAAAAAACAACTAAAAAAGAAAAAGAATCTGAACCAGAGATTGCAGTTGAATCTTCTGAGCTAGAACTAGAAACCAAAAAAACAACTAAAAAAGAAAAAGAATCTGAACCAGAGATTGCAGTTGAATCTTCTAATTTGGAATTAGTTCAAACCACAGAAGATGCTGATTCTGATGACTTTGAGTTACTAGAAGAATAA
- a CDS encoding RNA polymerase Rpb4: protein MEEIKKKQSISLSEVKEILGKVDVEEMDQIQRWTYDYVSKFVKIDPKDAKEMKKQLMKDCDLTEEEAVEIVNIRPTSLAELRSFTFGWKKLILAETLEKMLKIIKGH from the coding sequence ATGGAAGAGATAAAAAAGAAACAAAGCATTTCTCTTTCTGAAGTCAAAGAAATTTTAGGTAAAGTAGATGTTGAGGAAATGGATCAAATTCAGCGTTGGACATATGATTATGTTTCAAAATTTGTAAAAATTGATCCTAAGGATGCTAAAGAAATGAAAAAACAATTAATGAAAGACTGTGATTTAACTGAAGAAGAAGCTGTTGAAATTGTAAATATTCGACCTACGAGTTTAGCTGAACTTCGTTCATTTACATTTGGTTGGAAAAAACTCATTCTTGCTGAAACTTTAGAAAAAATGCTCAAAATAATTAAGGGGCATTAA
- a CDS encoding isocitrate dehydrogenase (NAD(+)), whose translation MSKKAAVIRGDGIGPEVVDSMLKVLKECNSQSEIILCDAGSEQWDKNGRKDKSYIPDATMKILEESDACFKGHTTTIPVPDAPRSVAVTLRQKFELYSNIRPTKTFDRLTPNKKLDCVCFREATEGLYTGIEVKITDDAAIAIRKITRQGSRRFMNSAVNWAKKYNMKKMVAITKRNILKQTDGIFWEEVQNAIKGTDIALSEIYIDNMAQQMVVAPEQFNGAVLVSTNLFMDIISELASGLVGSIGLIYSANMGDNFAMFEAAHGSAPQFAGQNKVNPTATVLSGAWMAEYLGESEIRDAIFVATEQVINEGKTVTWDIGGNASTTQMTDAIITYAKAKLRK comes from the coding sequence TTGAGCAAAAAGGCTGCAGTAATACGAGGAGATGGGATAGGACCAGAAGTGGTAGACTCCATGCTCAAAGTTTTAAAAGAATGTAATTCTCAATCAGAGATAATTCTCTGTGACGCAGGCTCAGAGCAGTGGGATAAAAATGGAAGAAAAGACAAATCATACATTCCAGATGCAACAATGAAAATTTTAGAAGAATCAGATGCATGCTTTAAAGGGCATACAACAACAATACCAGTACCAGATGCTCCAAGAAGTGTTGCAGTAACGCTACGTCAGAAATTTGAACTATACTCTAACATTAGACCTACTAAAACATTTGATAGACTTACTCCAAATAAAAAATTAGATTGTGTTTGTTTTAGAGAAGCCACAGAGGGTCTGTATACTGGAATTGAAGTAAAAATTACTGATGATGCTGCCATAGCAATTAGAAAAATAACAAGGCAGGGATCAAGAAGATTTATGAATTCTGCAGTTAATTGGGCAAAAAAATACAATATGAAAAAAATGGTTGCAATAACTAAAAGAAATATCTTAAAACAAACAGACGGAATATTTTGGGAAGAAGTACAAAATGCAATTAAAGGTACAGATATTGCACTTTCAGAAATATACATAGACAATATGGCACAACAAATGGTAGTTGCCCCAGAACAATTTAATGGTGCAGTCTTAGTAAGCACAAATTTGTTTATGGATATTATTTCAGAATTAGCATCAGGACTGGTCGGTTCAATTGGATTAATTTACTCTGCAAATATGGGCGATAACTTTGCAATGTTTGAAGCAGCCCATGGTAGTGCACCTCAATTTGCAGGACAAAATAAAGTAAATCCAACGGCTACTGTACTTTCAGGTGCTTGGATGGCCGAATATCTTGGAGAATCTGAGATAAGAGATGCAATTTTTGTAGCCACTGAGCAAGTGATCAATGAAGGAAAGACAGTAACCTGGGATATTGGAGGTAATGCAAGTACAACTCAAATGACTGATGCCATCATCACTTACGCAAAAGCAAAACTACGAAAATAA
- a CDS encoding ribosomal RNA adenine methylase transferase, whose product MIKRKRLGQHFLTSNTIAQSIVSEANISGNDIVFELGTGLGILTPLLCEKAKKVISIDADRELYENAKSRFSHIDNLTVEFGDGFQKQDKFSIFVSNLPYSKSKEAIEWLAITPFSHGIIMVQKEFAEKLLTKSTKNRRSVSIIANYVFEIEKFLNVGKNNFSPPPKVDSVVLKITKKKSIEKDIINVLNKMFSYRRKTIQNIFKQFGKETLMDKRLDDLSGDEIIDLAKEILER is encoded by the coding sequence ATGATTAAACGTAAAAGACTGGGTCAACACTTTCTAACATCAAATACTATAGCACAATCGATAGTTTCTGAGGCTAACATTAGTGGAAATGATATCGTTTTTGAATTAGGTACTGGATTGGGAATTCTTACACCTCTGTTATGTGAAAAAGCAAAAAAAGTGATTTCTATAGATGCCGACAGAGAATTATATGAAAATGCAAAATCTCGTTTTTCTCACATTGATAATCTAACTGTTGAATTCGGAGATGGATTTCAAAAACAAGACAAATTTTCAATTTTTGTATCAAATCTCCCATATTCAAAAAGTAAGGAAGCGATAGAGTGGCTTGCAATCACGCCTTTTTCTCATGGAATAATAATGGTACAAAAAGAATTTGCAGAAAAACTACTTACAAAATCTACAAAAAATAGAAGATCTGTTAGTATAATTGCAAACTATGTTTTTGAGATTGAAAAGTTTCTAAATGTTGGAAAGAATAATTTCTCTCCTCCCCCAAAAGTTGATTCTGTAGTTCTTAAAATCACTAAAAAAAAATCAATTGAAAAAGACATCATCAATGTTCTAAACAAAATGTTTTCGTATAGAAGAAAAACAATCCAAAATATCTTTAAGCAGTTTGGAAAGGAAACCTTAATGGATAAACGATTAGATGATCTTTCAGGTGATGAAATAATTGATCTTGCAAAAGAAATTCTTGAGAGATGA
- a CDS encoding ribosomal protein L21e, giving the protein MATKKSHGRSHGFKHKARAVMTKTAPRGVSFLLREYHEGEQALVIIDPRQHKGLPHRRYHGKVGKITNVGRRAITLDVKLGDKTKTLITRLDHIKPFGV; this is encoded by the coding sequence ATGGCAACTAAGAAATCACATGGTCGTTCACATGGATTTAAGCACAAAGCAAGGGCTGTAATGACTAAAACAGCTCCTAGAGGCGTATCTTTTCTACTTCGAGAATACCATGAAGGCGAACAAGCCCTTGTTATTATCGATCCAAGACAACACAAAGGATTACCTCACAGACGTTATCATGGAAAAGTAGGCAAAATAACAAATGTTGGTAGACGTGCAATTACTTTGGACGTAAAATTAGGGGATAAAACAAAAACCTTAATCACTAGATTAGATCATATCAAACCATTCGGAGTATAA
- a CDS encoding radical SAM domain-containing protein: MSPYRGLSLATFFGCAPALDPNRDKNSLLYKILGNQVTPKILFDFICNYIPHTNGVANYAPYGLRKVEAGLLRDGFRREDVVVAHPDHIEKFIGPDTQVIGTYEMDPLGMGPVTMTFTYGRKQTSYDEFYNAELHRRIKVAKQKTGSKAKVISGASGTWQYNYDPEKIEEFGIYAILEGELGGIAPEIDGHAGRFFNYLINGDFENMDPFRKRSDFKVNIKEFERNGKKIHGRFVNFWDRPDLDEIPEIVEPSMHGMVEVMRGCGRGCKFCDVTLRSLRYYSPEKVKREIEVNIKKGGAKSAWIHSDDIFVYGMDPRTAKGMEPNREALEELFTAIMSTGVGHTNPTHGTLAGAIADEKLIPNLSRITKSRDNNPVSTKYCLALLTIFSAVSFSIPVISAISTGPLTIRSITLCTPASDNFLVVTGPTPSKLSNLKSSTIPYGTVLVLYNVIVLKNDRKKTIYCNRFDLTSLSSLTRFILSWKST, from the coding sequence ATGTCGCCTTATCGTGGATTATCCTTAGCTACATTCTTTGGATGTGCACCTGCATTAGACCCCAATCGTGATAAAAACAGTCTTTTGTATAAAATTCTAGGAAATCAGGTAACTCCAAAAATTCTATTTGATTTTATTTGCAATTACATCCCTCACACAAACGGTGTGGCAAATTATGCCCCATATGGACTAAGAAAAGTTGAAGCTGGTTTGTTAAGAGATGGTTTTAGACGAGAGGATGTAGTTGTAGCACATCCAGATCATATTGAAAAATTCATTGGACCTGACACACAAGTTATCGGAACATATGAGATGGATCCACTAGGAATGGGACCCGTCACCATGACATTCACTTATGGACGAAAACAAACATCATATGATGAATTTTACAATGCAGAATTACATCGTAGAATTAAAGTTGCAAAACAAAAAACAGGTAGTAAAGCAAAGGTAATTTCTGGAGCATCTGGAACCTGGCAATACAATTATGATCCTGAAAAAATCGAAGAATTTGGAATCTATGCTATCTTAGAAGGAGAACTTGGTGGCATTGCTCCTGAAATTGACGGACATGCTGGTAGATTCTTTAATTATCTAATTAATGGTGATTTTGAAAATATGGATCCATTTAGAAAACGAAGTGACTTTAAAGTAAATATTAAAGAATTTGAAAGAAACGGAAAAAAAATTCATGGAAGATTTGTGAATTTTTGGGACAGACCTGATTTAGATGAAATTCCAGAAATTGTAGAGCCAAGTATGCATGGTATGGTTGAAGTGATGCGAGGATGTGGAAGAGGTTGTAAATTCTGTGATGTTACATTACGTTCATTGAGATATTACTCTCCAGAAAAAGTCAAACGTGAAATTGAAGTTAACATCAAAAAAGGAGGAGCAAAATCTGCTTGGATCCACAGTGATGATATTTTTGTTTATGGTATGGATCCGCGAACTGCTAAAGGAATGGAACCAAATCGAGAAGCCCTTGAGGAATTATTTACTGCAATCATGTCTACAGGTGTAGGACATACAAATCCAACTCATGGTACTTTGGCTGGTGCAATAGCTGACGAAAAACTTATTCCAAATCTTTCAAGAATAACAAAATCTCGTGATAACAATCCGGTTTCAACCAAATATTGTCTTGCTTTGTTGACAATTTTTTCTGCAGTATCTTTTTCCATACCAGTTATTTCTGCAATTTCCACAGGACCTCTTACGATAAGATCCATAACATTGTGTACTCCTGCATCGGATAATTTTCTAGTAGTTACAGGACCTACGCCCTCCAAACTATCTAATCTTAAATCTTCTACCATACCGTATGGTACGGTACTTGTACTTTATAATGTTATTGTTTTGAAAAATGATCGCAAAAAGACAATTTATTGTAATAGATTTGATTTAACGTCTCTTTCTTCTTTGACCAGGTTTATTTTGTCCTGGAAATCTACCTAA
- a CDS encoding radical SAM protein yields the protein MKDLYRLLPEEMEQMVIDMGQPRYRADQILYPLYYKFPKNISEIRQLPTMMRDKLAEEGYVIGSATEVHRVVSEDGDTTKLLLNLADGTPVETVLIQYPPSKINGHPRSTICVSTQVGCAMGCTFCATGQMGFERNIKAEEIVAQVIHFAELLEKRGQHVTNLVFMGMGEPLVNYDETIRAVRLLTHPRGFGIGQRNITISTIGIISGIDKLAEEDLQIGLAISLHAPNDKLRQKLVPTAGPHSVDDLIAAGKRYFKKTGRRVTFEYALIEGVNDSPEIAKELSLLLDGNGSHVNLIPLNPTTGDFHRPSKRSVLEFERILNIAGVNCTVRVEKGTEISAACGQLRTDVLG from the coding sequence ATGAAAGATCTTTATCGTTTACTACCTGAAGAAATGGAACAGATGGTAATAGATATGGGCCAACCCCGTTATCGTGCAGATCAAATTCTTTATCCACTTTATTACAAATTTCCAAAGAACATATCAGAAATACGACAGCTTCCAACTATGATGCGAGATAAACTTGCTGAAGAAGGATATGTCATTGGTTCTGCAACTGAAGTACACCGTGTTGTAAGTGAAGACGGTGATACAACAAAACTTCTTCTGAATCTTGCAGATGGAACTCCTGTTGAAACAGTTCTTATACAATACCCTCCATCTAAAATCAATGGACATCCAAGATCTACAATTTGTGTTTCAACACAAGTCGGTTGTGCAATGGGATGTACTTTTTGTGCAACAGGACAAATGGGATTTGAACGTAACATCAAAGCCGAAGAAATAGTAGCACAAGTAATTCATTTTGCAGAACTCCTTGAAAAACGTGGACAACATGTAACTAACTTAGTATTTATGGGAATGGGAGAACCATTAGTAAATTATGATGAAACAATACGAGCTGTTCGTTTACTAACACACCCAAGAGGTTTTGGAATTGGACAAAGAAATATCACAATTTCTACAATTGGTATAATATCTGGTATTGATAAATTAGCTGAAGAAGATCTTCAAATAGGTCTTGCAATATCGCTACATGCTCCGAATGATAAACTTCGCCAAAAATTAGTACCGACAGCAGGACCCCACTCTGTAGATGATTTGATTGCAGCTGGAAAACGTTATTTCAAAAAGACAGGAAGACGTGTTACATTTGAATATGCACTAATTGAAGGTGTTAACGACTCCCCAGAAATTGCAAAAGAACTATCTTTACTCCTAGATGGTAATGGCTCTCATGTTAATCTAATTCCTCTAAATCCTACCACAGGCGATTTTCACCGCCCATCTAAAAGAAGCGTACTTGAATTTGAAAGAATACTAAACATTGCTGGTGTAAATTGTACCGTACGCGTAGAAAAAGGGACTGAAATTTCTGCTGCATGTGGACAACTTAGAACCGATGTTCTTGGTTAG
- a CDS encoding putative methylase produces the protein MILQKKFLRDEEYSPAEDTFFIADYIEKENGLTALDVGSGSGYLTKLLAKNFIFVVGTDINFIVLKNQTYSTKNLVCCNGSDALKSEFDLVVCNLPYLATDQVLDATTDGGIDGFEIPKKIFDSIYKNIKVGGKFLFVTSSLSDYQKLMDYAQKLGLNPKILAKKKLFFEELILVEAIKNK, from the coding sequence TTGATCTTGCAAAAGAAATTCTTGAGAGATGAAGAGTATTCTCCAGCTGAAGATACTTTTTTTATTGCTGATTATATAGAAAAAGAAAACGGATTAACTGCATTAGATGTTGGAAGTGGTTCTGGATATCTAACAAAACTCTTAGCTAAAAATTTTATCTTTGTTGTTGGGACTGACATTAATTTTATTGTATTAAAGAATCAAACATACAGTACAAAAAATTTAGTATGTTGTAATGGCTCAGATGCATTAAAATCTGAATTTGATCTGGTTGTGTGTAATCTCCCATATCTTGCAACTGATCAAGTCTTAGATGCCACTACTGATGGAGGTATAGATGGTTTTGAAATTCCTAAAAAAATATTTGATTCAATTTACAAAAATATCAAAGTTGGCGGTAAATTTCTCTTTGTTACTTCATCACTTTCTGATTATCAAAAACTAATGGATTATGCACAAAAATTAGGTCTCAATCCAAAAATTCTGGCAAAAAAGAAGCTATTCTTTGAGGAATTAATTCTAGTTGAGGCTATTAAAAACAAGTAA
- a CDS encoding hypothetical protein (hypothetical protein Nmar_1387): MATHGSLTKAGKVRGQTPKVEGRKIVGTNSSLRNKSNFKKRFELGRFPGQNKPGQRRKRR, from the coding sequence ATGGCAACTCACGGTTCACTTACCAAAGCAGGTAAAGTAAGAGGACAGACTCCTAAAGTTGAAGGAAGAAAAATTGTTGGTACAAATTCTAGTCTTAGAAATAAGAGTAACTTCAAAAAACGATTTGAGTTAGGTAGATTTCCAGGACAAAATAAACCTGGTCAAAGAAGAAAGAGACGTTAA
- a CDS encoding response regulator receiver protein produces the protein MSQKKVILIVDDDVDLLENTAFLIKSAGYDVIMAQNGADAVHKYKETNPNLVLMDVRMPILDGYDAFFKIKQFDSNAKVILITAYAHDEKKHTKAKSLNLIDTISKPYTIEHLEEVIAKYS, from the coding sequence TTGAGTCAAAAGAAAGTAATTCTAATTGTCGATGATGATGTAGATCTTTTGGAAAACACCGCATTTTTGATCAAAAGTGCAGGATATGACGTTATTATGGCTCAAAATGGGGCGGATGCTGTTCATAAATACAAGGAAACAAACCCTAACCTAGTCTTGATGGATGTAAGAATGCCCATACTTGATGGGTATGACGCATTTTTTAAAATTAAACAATTTGATTCCAATGCCAAAGTTATTTTAATTACAGCATATGCTCATGATGAAAAAAAACACACTAAAGCAAAAAGTCTTAATCTAATTGATACAATTTCAAAACCATACACCATAGAACATCTGGAAGAGGTTATTGCAAAATACAGTTAG
- a CDS encoding hypothetical protein (hypothetical protein Nmar_1382), with protein sequence MHRAQSPPRKYEEYAYVLDFNPRGKSSTVRGREGIIITAIGEDRLTILEVLGVPNSTFDVGERIYIGKEGRTKILSVLGKLEYEQISSSAQSELHGVVENIVTNNETRFVEYLNNAQPLTPRIHALELIPGIGKTYMKTMIEEREKKKFQSYADLQERVGFKEPIRHISERIMHEITGESRMNLFVKK encoded by the coding sequence TTGCACAGGGCTCAATCCCCACCTAGAAAGTACGAGGAGTACGCATATGTTTTAGATTTCAATCCTCGAGGAAAGTCTTCTACTGTACGTGGACGTGAAGGAATTATTATCACTGCAATTGGAGAAGATAGACTTACAATCTTGGAGGTCCTTGGAGTTCCAAATTCTACATTTGATGTTGGTGAAAGAATCTACATTGGCAAAGAAGGAAGAACAAAAATACTTTCTGTCTTGGGAAAATTGGAATATGAACAAATTTCTTCATCTGCTCAAAGTGAATTACATGGAGTTGTTGAAAACATTGTGACTAATAATGAGACAAGATTTGTAGAGTATCTTAACAATGCACAGCCATTGACTCCAAGAATTCATGCACTTGAGTTAATCCCTGGAATCGGAAAAACATACATGAAAACAATGATAGAAGAAAGAGAAAAGAAAAAATTTCAAAGTTATGCTGATTTACAAGAAAGAGTTGGATTCAAAGAACCAATCCGACATATTTCAGAGAGAATCATGCATGAAATTACTGGTGAGAGTAGGATGAATCTTTTTGTCAAAAAATGA
- a CDS encoding Fe-S oxidoreductase — MIGIQAGFETGSLRLIGKYADRKLAPYDPSEWHWVVKEGVKTLNKDYWIPAFTLIMGLDNDEQPEDSWDTIRLISELEHEQPDSMFTATALTFVPIGLLEKSDFFNIGNEMTPAQLGVLYKTWQHNFKYGIQKFMTKTGAKGPQRYFFNAIARSLGGIPLGAMERYARNKSKEHEKVIETIKTKYW, encoded by the coding sequence ATGATTGGAATACAAGCTGGGTTTGAAACTGGAAGTTTGAGATTGATTGGAAAATACGCAGATAGAAAACTTGCACCATATGATCCAAGTGAATGGCACTGGGTAGTAAAGGAAGGTGTAAAAACTCTGAATAAGGATTATTGGATTCCTGCATTCACTTTGATTATGGGTCTTGATAATGATGAACAACCAGAAGATTCATGGGATACCATTCGTTTAATTTCTGAATTAGAACATGAACAACCAGATTCAATGTTTACTGCTACAGCTTTAACGTTTGTTCCAATTGGATTACTTGAAAAATCTGATTTCTTTAATATTGGTAATGAAATGACTCCTGCACAGTTGGGTGTTCTCTATAAAACCTGGCAACATAATTTCAAATATGGAATTCAAAAATTCATGACAAAGACAGGTGCCAAAGGACCACAGAGATATTTCTTTAATGCCATTGCAAGATCACTTGGTGGTATTCCTCTAGGTGCGATGGAACGATATGCTCGCAATAAAAGTAAAGAGCATGAAAAAGTAATTGAAACTATTAAGACCAAATATTGGTAG